From one Methanobacterium bryantii genomic stretch:
- a CDS encoding SU10 major capsid protein, producing the protein MADLASKFGSSEDINELLGLLQKEMQKTAYPQDTTTTADIIEIDYDTVIQNREIAEAPFLSFLANKGRVQSSTSAIIGWREKGNGNSSKFTDERGLISGSLPEYGGKTWEKKFANMKVITYPIEVSLLAQMGNSNVDLVDDDRQDGYLDISARRDKAFLLGDHTVDANSYDGINKLAENKEDIDGEPISTDYVDDMLDRVIAKGGTPDCIVTTARVARQLTREQQLNDITVGNLEFVPGGWMESYKAPTGLIPVITNKNLVTLDEDGEVDATSEDILAVVDSSAVINKNLLPVSEFQLGMTKLSNDSLLATFTAFGIPAPWKLGVVQGIGKGS; encoded by the coding sequence AAATGCAAAAAACCGCATACCCTCAAGATACAACAACCACAGCAGACATAATCGAAATAGATTACGATACTGTAATTCAAAATAGGGAAATAGCAGAAGCTCCATTTTTAAGTTTTCTAGCAAACAAAGGACGAGTGCAAAGTAGTACAAGTGCAATCATAGGTTGGAGAGAAAAAGGGAATGGGAACAGCTCTAAATTCACAGATGAAAGGGGACTTATCTCTGGATCTCTCCCAGAATATGGGGGTAAAACATGGGAGAAAAAATTTGCAAACATGAAAGTAATTACATATCCAATTGAAGTGTCTTTACTGGCTCAAATGGGTAATTCAAATGTAGATCTTGTAGATGACGACAGACAAGATGGATATTTAGACATATCCGCACGAAGAGACAAAGCATTTTTACTTGGGGATCACACAGTAGATGCTAATAGTTATGATGGAATAAATAAACTCGCCGAAAACAAAGAAGATATTGATGGGGAACCAATTTCTACAGATTATGTTGATGATATGCTTGATAGGGTCATTGCAAAAGGCGGGACTCCTGATTGTATTGTTACAACTGCAAGAGTTGCAAGACAATTAACAAGAGAGCAACAGTTAAATGATATTACTGTTGGAAATCTTGAATTTGTTCCGGGGGGATGGATGGAATCTTACAAAGCCCCTACCGGATTAATACCCGTTATAACTAACAAAAATCTTGTTACATTAGATGAAGATGGCGAAGTAGATGCTACCAGTGAAGATATACTTGCAGTAGTAGATAGTAGTGCTGTTATTAACAAGAACTTATTGCCTGTTTCCGAGTTCCAATTAGGAATGACTAAACTTTCAAATGATTCATTACTCGCTACTTTCACAGCATTTGGTATTCCTGCCCCTTGGAAATTAGGAGTAGTCCAGGGTATTGGTAAAGGCAGCTAA